A window of Candidatus Pantoea floridensis contains these coding sequences:
- a CDS encoding tartrate dehydrogenase, whose protein sequence is MRNYSIAAIPADGIGPEVISAGVEILHALTRQDPQLKFNVETFDWGSDYYKQHGVMMPEDGLQTLKKFDAIYFGAVGAPDVPDHITLWGLRLPICQGFDQYANVRPTKILPGVTSPLRNRGPGDLDWVIVRENSEGEYSGNGGRAHRGLPEEVGTEVAIFTRVGVTRIMRYAFKLAQSRPRKLLTVVTKSNAQRHGMVMWDEIAAEVAIEFPDVQWDKMLVDAMTHRMTLHPQSLDTIVATNLHADILSDLAGALAGSLGVAPTANIDPERRFPSMFEPIHGSAFDITGKGIANPIATFWTAVQMLEHLGERDAAALIMQGIEFVCAKGILTPDVGGTANTAEVTRAVVQFITSKASVAEAL, encoded by the coding sequence ATGCGTAACTATTCGATTGCCGCTATTCCCGCAGACGGCATTGGCCCGGAAGTGATCTCTGCCGGTGTGGAAATCTTGCACGCGCTAACGCGCCAGGATCCGCAGCTGAAGTTCAATGTCGAGACCTTTGACTGGGGTTCGGATTACTACAAACAACACGGCGTGATGATGCCGGAAGATGGCCTGCAAACGCTGAAGAAGTTCGATGCGATTTACTTCGGTGCGGTGGGTGCGCCTGACGTGCCGGATCACATCACGCTGTGGGGTTTGCGTCTGCCGATCTGTCAGGGCTTTGATCAGTACGCCAACGTGCGCCCCACCAAAATCCTGCCGGGCGTGACGTCACCGCTGCGCAATCGCGGTCCTGGCGATCTTGATTGGGTCATCGTGCGGGAGAACTCAGAAGGCGAATATTCCGGCAACGGCGGGCGGGCGCACCGTGGTTTGCCGGAGGAAGTCGGTACCGAAGTGGCGATTTTCACCCGCGTCGGCGTAACGCGCATCATGCGTTATGCCTTCAAACTGGCGCAGTCGCGCCCGCGCAAACTGCTCACCGTGGTGACCAAATCCAACGCCCAGCGTCACGGCATGGTGATGTGGGATGAGATTGCCGCCGAAGTGGCGATCGAGTTTCCGGATGTGCAGTGGGACAAAATGCTGGTTGATGCCATGACGCACCGCATGACGCTGCATCCACAAAGCCTCGACACCATCGTGGCCACCAACCTGCACGCCGATATTCTGTCGGATCTGGCGGGTGCGCTGGCGGGCAGCCTCGGCGTGGCGCCGACCGCCAATATCGATCCCGAGCGTCGCTTCCCGTCGATGTTCGAACCGATTCACGGCTCAGCGTTTGATATCACCGGCAAAGGCATTGCCAACCCGATCGCCACCTTCTGGACCGCAGTGCAGATGCTGGAGCATCTCGGCGAGCGCGACGCGGCGGCGCTGATTATGCAAGGCATCGAGTTTGTCTGCGCCAAAGGCAT
- a CDS encoding MFS transporter: protein MNSHLEKRVMRKVTLRIVPFIMLLYFIAFLDRVNIGFAALTMNQDLGFSPTVFGFGAGIFFLGYFLFEVPSNLILHKVGARIWIARVMITWGLVSGCMAFVQGTTSFYVLRFLLGVAEAGFFPGIILYLSYWFPAAKRAQVTAIFMAAAPLSTALGSPISAALLEMHGLLGYAGWQWMFVLEAIPALLFGIVVLFYLTDRPAKAKWLNDEERAWLENTLRAEEQARATRQSHSSAWRGLADKRVLALALVYFGTSAGLYTLGIWSPQIIRSFGASSMEIGFLNAFPAVIGVIGMILWARHSDRTKERSWHVIGACLLAAAGLIYAGNVSTLFTVIIALTLVTVGISAAKPPLWSMPTLFLSGPAAAAGIATINSIGNLGGFVGPMMIGVIRQQTGSYSWGLYFVAGLLAISAIVVLLLSTRGNKPQTAELPHPHTH, encoded by the coding sequence ATGAACTCTCACCTCGAAAAAAGGGTGATGCGTAAAGTGACGTTACGCATTGTGCCCTTCATCATGCTGCTCTACTTCATCGCCTTTCTCGATCGCGTCAATATTGGTTTTGCTGCATTAACCATGAATCAGGATTTAGGTTTCTCGCCCACGGTGTTTGGTTTTGGTGCCGGAATTTTCTTTCTCGGTTATTTTCTGTTTGAAGTACCGTCGAATTTAATTCTGCACAAAGTCGGCGCACGCATCTGGATCGCCCGCGTGATGATTACCTGGGGATTAGTCTCCGGCTGCATGGCCTTCGTGCAGGGCACCACCAGCTTCTATGTGCTGCGCTTCCTGCTCGGCGTAGCGGAAGCCGGATTCTTCCCCGGCATCATTCTCTATCTCAGCTACTGGTTCCCGGCGGCGAAACGCGCGCAGGTCACCGCTATCTTTATGGCTGCCGCACCGCTTTCGACGGCGCTCGGTTCGCCAATTTCTGCTGCGCTGCTTGAGATGCACGGCCTGCTAGGCTACGCCGGCTGGCAATGGATGTTTGTGCTGGAAGCCATCCCGGCGCTGCTGTTCGGCATCGTGGTGCTGTTCTACCTCACCGATCGGCCAGCAAAAGCCAAGTGGCTGAACGATGAGGAGCGCGCCTGGCTGGAAAACACCCTGCGGGCGGAAGAGCAGGCGCGCGCCACTAGGCAGAGCCACAGCAGCGCATGGCGCGGACTGGCCGATAAGCGCGTGTTAGCGCTGGCGCTGGTCTATTTCGGCACCTCGGCGGGCTTGTACACGCTGGGCATCTGGTCACCGCAAATTATCCGCAGCTTTGGCGCATCCTCAATGGAGATCGGTTTCCTCAATGCCTTCCCGGCGGTAATTGGCGTGATCGGCATGATCCTCTGGGCGCGCCATTCGGATCGCACCAAAGAGCGCAGCTGGCACGTGATCGGCGCCTGTTTACTGGCGGCGGCCGGACTGATTTATGCCGGCAACGTCAGCACGCTGTTTACGGTGATTATCGCCCTGACGCTGGTCACCGTTGGCATCAGCGCCGCCAAACCGCCGCTGTGGAGCATGCCGACGCTGTTCCTCAGTGGTCCAGCGGCGGCAGCGGGCATCGCCACCATCAACTCGATTGGCAACCTCGGCGGTTTTGTCGGCCCGATGATGATTGGCGTGATTCGCCAGCAAACCGGCAGCTACAGCTGGGGACTCTATTTCGTGGCGGGACTGCTGGCGATCTCCGCCATCGTGGTTCTGCTGCTCTCCACCCGCGGCAATAAGCCGCAAACGGCGGAGCTTCCTCATCCTCATACTCATTAA
- a CDS encoding LysR family transcriptional regulator, translating into MDINQLRCFVAVGKELHFGRAAQRMEMMPASLSRFIRLLEEDLGVRLLNRSTRNVSLTAEGAICFDEASKLIDQFDALAQRFKVGLKDERRTLRIGAIDSAARGLVPALLNLFVPLHPHSDIHIIEDKTINLIPKLKSGWLDMIFIREPQSIDASLAVRFITRESCVLAVPIQHALAQRERVAVVDFQHEAMIIPDRRTRPHSHDLTMSLFKLAGLTPHIAQFAEEKQTILSLVSAGLGLAVVPASYRTMNSDSVRYIALDLPEQIKGLPLSIAWQKGNEDAFLLEMLRLLHENECELTEKL; encoded by the coding sequence GTGGATATAAATCAATTGCGTTGTTTTGTCGCCGTGGGTAAAGAACTCCATTTCGGGCGCGCTGCTCAAAGAATGGAAATGATGCCTGCGTCACTTTCTCGCTTCATTCGTTTACTGGAAGAAGACCTTGGCGTGCGCTTGTTAAATCGCTCGACGCGTAATGTTTCATTAACCGCCGAAGGCGCGATATGTTTTGATGAGGCCAGCAAATTAATCGATCAATTTGATGCGCTGGCGCAGCGATTTAAAGTCGGATTAAAAGATGAGCGTCGTACATTACGCATTGGTGCCATCGATAGCGCCGCGCGCGGATTAGTTCCGGCGTTGCTTAACTTATTTGTGCCGCTGCATCCGCACAGTGATATTCATATTATTGAAGACAAAACCATTAATTTAATTCCGAAATTAAAATCGGGCTGGCTGGATATGATTTTTATCCGCGAACCGCAAAGTATTGATGCGTCTTTAGCGGTGCGCTTTATTACCCGTGAAAGCTGCGTGCTGGCGGTGCCAATTCAGCATGCGCTGGCGCAGCGCGAACGGGTGGCGGTGGTGGATTTCCAGCATGAAGCGATGATTATTCCCGATCGCCGCACGCGCCCGCACAGCCACGATTTGACGATGAGTTTGTTCAAACTGGCGGGACTCACGCCGCACATCGCGCAGTTCGCCGAAGAGAAACAAACCATTCTGAGTTTGGTATCGGCCGGTTTGGGATTGGCCGTGGTGCCCGCGTCGTACCGCACGATGAACAGCGACAGCGTGCGCTACATAGCGCTGGATCTGCCCGAACAAATCAAAGGCTTGCCGCTCAGTATTGCCTGGCAAAAGGGCAACGAAGACGCGTTTTTACTCGAGATGCTGCGGCTGCTGCATGAGAATGAATGTGAGTTGACGGAGAAGTTGTGA
- a CDS encoding LysR family transcriptional regulator, with protein sequence MTILNDLDLRQLEAFSAVISAGSVTAAAKALNRSQPAVSRLIQELEQSLGYPLFIRNGPRIHPSEEALQLHQYVQKALLSLQQIRLRAQEIAHQQHRPLSIAATPALAAGLLPQALAALNLQNKVQIISESAVNTAHAVITAEADLGLCSLPLEHHAVELHWIGQSQCVVALPENDELAAHTRLSLSSLAGRRLIAPWSPQRLRGRYEKALKKVKTPLQETIETNSSANILGCVRAGLGVAILEPVTGWGMPLAGVVIRPLEEDIPYYFGVITPQGRQISTAAQALVEALADAAAHLLPGFERLPASEHPRIMRLINQD encoded by the coding sequence ATGACTATTTTAAACGACCTGGATTTGCGGCAGCTGGAGGCCTTCTCGGCGGTGATCTCTGCCGGTAGCGTTACGGCGGCAGCAAAGGCGCTCAATCGCTCGCAGCCGGCGGTGTCGCGCTTGATTCAGGAACTGGAACAGTCGCTCGGTTATCCGCTGTTTATCCGCAACGGCCCGCGTATCCATCCTTCGGAAGAGGCATTGCAGCTGCATCAATACGTGCAGAAAGCGCTGCTCTCGTTGCAGCAAATTCGCCTGCGTGCGCAGGAGATCGCCCATCAGCAGCATCGTCCACTGAGTATTGCCGCCACGCCCGCGCTGGCGGCGGGATTGCTGCCGCAGGCGCTGGCCGCGCTCAATTTGCAGAACAAAGTGCAGATCATCAGCGAATCCGCAGTTAATACCGCGCATGCCGTGATCACCGCAGAGGCCGATCTCGGTCTGTGCAGCTTGCCGCTGGAGCATCACGCGGTAGAGCTGCACTGGATTGGGCAGTCGCAGTGCGTCGTGGCGCTGCCGGAGAACGATGAGCTGGCGGCGCACACGCGGCTGTCGCTCAGCAGCCTGGCGGGACGCCGTTTGATTGCGCCGTGGAGCCCGCAGCGTCTGCGCGGGCGCTATGAAAAGGCGCTGAAAAAGGTCAAAACGCCGCTGCAGGAAACCATCGAGACTAACTCCTCCGCCAATATTCTCGGCTGTGTGCGCGCCGGATTGGGCGTAGCGATCCTTGAGCCGGTGACCGGTTGGGGCATGCCGCTGGCCGGTGTGGTGATTCGTCCGCTGGAGGAGGATATTCCGTACTACTTTGGCGTGATCACGCCGCAGGGGCGACAAATCTCCACCGCTGCACAGGCCTTGGTGGAGGCCTTAGCCGACGCTGCGGCTCATCTGCTGCCAGGCTTTGAGCGTCTGCCTGCCAGCGAGCATCCGCGCATTATGCGCCTGATTAATCAGGATTAA
- a CDS encoding NAD(P)-binding domain-containing protein, whose amino-acid sequence MTNAADGLAALEAQLQQDLEYLELPAKSWVPARTQDGAPVRDVVVIGAGMCGLAALAKLQLTGISNVVAYDAAPAGLEGPWVTFARMETLRSPKTLHGPALGMAQLTFRAWFTAQWGKEAWQELDKIPKAQWMDYLIWYRKVLNLPVRNNVRVTIITFEGELIALDLSGAETGRIYTRRLVLATGRSGLGGFAVPDFLQGIDRKFWAHSADDIDFAALQGKRIAVIGAGASSMDNAATALENGAGAVDLLIRRPQMPRINKMTGIGSQGVVHGMYQLPDAWKWKFVDYTATTQTPPPRSSTLRVSRHANARFFLNCGIKAVKQQAEGLLIETTQGALRYDFLIAATGFSNDFHGRPEFAAIAPHIRSWRDGRYQPEMGAPRANLLEAPDLGPAFEFRELTPGACPGLAHIHCFNDAAMLTHGKVSGDIPAVSAGVDRLVRGISASLFAEDVEQHYANLQAFDTPELQGDEWVDSTPLLNQENAQ is encoded by the coding sequence ATGACGAATGCTGCCGACGGTCTTGCCGCGCTGGAAGCTCAGCTGCAGCAGGATCTGGAATATCTTGAACTGCCTGCAAAATCCTGGGTGCCAGCGCGCACGCAGGATGGCGCCCCGGTGCGTGATGTGGTGGTGATCGGTGCCGGTATGTGCGGCCTAGCGGCGCTGGCCAAATTGCAGCTAACCGGCATCAGTAACGTGGTGGCTTATGATGCCGCGCCCGCCGGGCTGGAAGGTCCGTGGGTGACCTTTGCGCGCATGGAAACGCTGCGATCGCCAAAGACATTACACGGCCCGGCGCTCGGCATGGCGCAGCTGACGTTCCGCGCGTGGTTCACCGCGCAATGGGGCAAAGAAGCCTGGCAGGAGCTGGATAAAATTCCCAAAGCGCAGTGGATGGATTATCTGATTTGGTATCGCAAGGTGCTGAATCTGCCGGTGCGCAACAATGTGCGCGTCACCATTATTACTTTCGAAGGTGAGTTAATCGCGCTCGATCTTAGTGGTGCCGAAACCGGCCGGATTTACACCCGCCGTTTGGTGCTGGCTACCGGACGCTCTGGCCTTGGCGGTTTTGCCGTGCCGGACTTCCTGCAAGGCATTGACCGCAAATTCTGGGCGCACTCCGCCGACGACATTGATTTCGCGGCCCTGCAGGGCAAACGCATTGCGGTGATTGGCGCGGGTGCATCGTCGATGGATAACGCCGCCACCGCGCTGGAAAACGGTGCCGGTGCAGTAGATCTATTGATCCGTCGCCCACAGATGCCGCGCATTAACAAAATGACCGGCATCGGCAGCCAGGGCGTGGTGCACGGGATGTATCAATTGCCGGACGCGTGGAAATGGAAGTTTGTGGATTACACTGCTACCACGCAAACGCCACCGCCGCGTTCTTCGACGCTGCGCGTTTCACGTCATGCCAATGCACGCTTCTTCCTCAACTGCGGCATCAAAGCGGTAAAACAGCAGGCCGAGGGTTTGCTGATCGAAACCACTCAGGGCGCGCTGCGCTACGACTTTTTGATTGCCGCCACTGGCTTTAGCAACGATTTCCACGGACGCCCAGAGTTTGCCGCCATCGCACCGCACATCCGCAGCTGGCGCGACGGGCGTTATCAGCCAGAAATGGGCGCGCCGCGTGCCAATCTGCTCGAAGCGCCGGATCTCGGTCCCGCCTTTGAGTTCCGCGAATTGACGCCCGGCGCGTGTCCCGGACTGGCGCATATTCACTGCTTCAACGATGCGGCGATGCTGACGCACGGCAAAGTCTCCGGTGATATTCCGGCGGTGAGCGCCGGTGTCGATCGTCTGGTGCGCGGCATCAGCGCGTCGCTGTTTGCTGAAGACGTCGAGCAGCATTACGCCAACTTACAGGCTTTTGACACCCCTGAATTGCAGGGCGATGAATGGGTGGATTCCACGCCCTTACTCAACCAGGAGAACGCGCAGTGA
- a CDS encoding CMD domain-containing protein, with protein sequence MSDAIDRAVGLNAEDALYGTRRLRPEFVDGAEQCRISVLAPNDDQGLAPDVRFALAQRMAKLNGDAELQRDYQAQLAALQPSDALLALAAGASDLAEPLATIARHADLVTQQPMNATEQHIRLLEQAGLSNPQIVALSELIAFVNFQTRVAAGLRLLRSA encoded by the coding sequence GTGAGTGACGCAATTGATCGCGCAGTCGGCTTAAACGCTGAAGATGCGCTGTACGGCACGCGCCGCCTGCGCCCGGAATTTGTTGATGGCGCAGAACAGTGCCGTATATCGGTGCTGGCACCTAATGATGATCAGGGCTTAGCACCGGATGTGCGTTTTGCGCTGGCGCAGCGCATGGCGAAGTTGAATGGCGATGCCGAGCTGCAGCGCGATTATCAGGCGCAGCTGGCGGCGTTGCAGCCATCAGACGCGCTGCTGGCGCTGGCGGCCGGTGCCAGCGATCTCGCCGAACCGCTGGCGACTATCGCGCGGCATGCCGATCTCGTCACGCAGCAGCCAATGAACGCCACCGAGCAGCACATTCGCCTGCTGGAACAGGCAGGATTGAGTAATCCACAGATCGTGGCGCTCTCAGAGCTGATCGCTTTTGTTAACTTCCAGACGCGCGTCGCGGCCGGATTACGTTTGTTGAGGTCTGCATGA
- a CDS encoding peroxidase-related enzyme (This protein belongs to a clade of uncharacterized proteins related to peroxidases such as the alkylhydroperoxidase AhpD.), with product MIPSVNLKPLHWHPYIAPVEVADATPAQLDAMKVTPSNKKISEYVRTLAHDPDSYVARTVLFNAIMYVDGGLDRADRELGALGASIVNGCKYCAVVHARRHAQLAESDAVVSAIYFDRADVLGERDAAIYRFARHLSVTPSEASAEDMAALRAVGMNDQEIIDLIHAIAIFGWANRLMHVLGHADLNK from the coding sequence ATGATTCCGTCGGTTAATCTCAAGCCGCTGCACTGGCATCCTTACATCGCGCCGGTTGAGGTGGCAGATGCCACGCCCGCGCAGCTTGATGCGATGAAAGTGACGCCCTCGAACAAGAAGATCTCCGAGTATGTGCGCACGCTGGCGCACGATCCCGACAGCTACGTGGCGCGTACCGTGCTGTTCAACGCCATTATGTATGTCGATGGCGGGCTGGATCGTGCAGATCGCGAGCTCGGTGCGCTGGGCGCTTCAATCGTTAACGGCTGCAAATATTGCGCGGTGGTGCATGCGCGCCGCCATGCGCAGCTGGCAGAAAGTGATGCGGTAGTGAGTGCGATTTACTTCGATCGTGCCGATGTGCTCGGCGAGCGCGATGCGGCGATCTACCGTTTTGCCCGTCATCTGTCCGTCACGCCATCAGAGGCCAGCGCCGAGGATATGGCGGCACTGCGCGCGGTCGGCATGAACGATCAGGAGATTATCGATCTGATCCACGCCATCGCCATTTTTGGCTGGGCCAACCGTCTGATGCATGTGCTTGGCCATGCTGACCTGAACAAATAG
- a CDS encoding amino acid ABC transporter ATP-binding protein, whose translation MLELNDIKLAYGSTPILKGVDLSVKRGDVVSIIGPSGTGKTTLLRCINYLAKPASGTIQLDQIRMDYQAPDKAAIQAIRLRTAMVFQQFNVFKNMTVLENVMDPLIVIQRKSKQQARDIAVQELERVGLGTKLDHYPSQLSGGQLQRTGIARALAVRPDVMLFDEPTSSLDPELVGEVLKVIKDVASSGITSLLVTHEMQFAKSISNRIVFMDQGVVAAQGSPTEMFDNPTLPRLAQFLNSERVF comes from the coding sequence ATGTTAGAACTCAACGATATCAAGCTCGCTTATGGCAGCACGCCGATCCTGAAAGGCGTCGATCTATCGGTAAAACGCGGCGACGTGGTGTCGATCATCGGGCCAAGCGGCACCGGTAAAACCACGCTGCTGCGCTGCATTAACTATCTGGCGAAACCGGCGTCCGGCACTATTCAGCTCGATCAGATCCGCATGGATTATCAGGCTCCGGACAAAGCGGCGATCCAGGCGATCCGCCTGCGCACCGCGATGGTGTTCCAGCAGTTCAACGTCTTCAAAAATATGACGGTGCTGGAAAACGTGATGGATCCGCTGATCGTCATCCAGCGTAAAAGCAAACAGCAGGCGCGCGATATCGCGGTGCAAGAACTGGAGCGCGTCGGTCTGGGCACCAAGCTGGATCACTATCCGTCGCAGCTTTCCGGTGGCCAGCTGCAGCGTACCGGCATCGCCCGCGCGCTGGCGGTGCGTCCGGACGTGATGCTGTTTGATGAACCGACCTCATCGCTCGATCCGGAGCTGGTGGGCGAGGTGCTGAAAGTGATTAAAGACGTGGCGTCGTCCGGCATTACCTCGCTGCTGGTGACGCACGAGATGCAGTTCGCGAAAAGCATCTCCAATCGCATCGTGTTTATGGATCAGGGCGTGGTGGCCGCGCAGGGCAGCCCGACTGAGATGTTCGATAATCCCACCCTGCCGCGCCTTGCTCAGTTCCTCAACTCAGAACGCGTATTCTAA
- a CDS encoding transporter substrate-binding domain-containing protein, with product MPAIKTTLRRLAVPGIIALALISGNSFADAVRTIKIATAAESKPLSWGAIGHEPQGYEPDVLKAINARLPQYKFVMEGAADIAQETGLATGKYDMATGGYYKAPTRSKQFLIPDAPIGASLMKIYSRSDSNINGMKDLVGKNIVPVTAGGGVYKFVTQWQQENPNDKVAIKASSAGVPYPDRLKEVQSGKYDALILPSNLGEQTVIDNQKLAIKASEPVAINNTYVLIHRSAENQALNDDINKTLQQLKADGTLDKLAQKWFGEDVTKYMK from the coding sequence ATGCCTGCAATCAAAACCACATTACGTCGCCTGGCCGTGCCTGGCATCATCGCACTGGCGCTCATTAGCGGTAACAGCTTTGCTGACGCCGTGCGCACCATCAAAATCGCCACCGCGGCGGAATCGAAACCGCTGTCGTGGGGCGCAATTGGTCACGAGCCGCAGGGTTACGAGCCGGACGTGCTGAAAGCCATCAACGCCAGGCTGCCGCAGTACAAATTCGTCATGGAAGGGGCGGCGGATATCGCCCAGGAAACCGGTCTGGCGACCGGTAAATATGACATGGCGACCGGCGGTTATTACAAAGCGCCGACCCGCAGCAAACAGTTCCTGATCCCGGATGCGCCAATCGGCGCCAGCCTGATGAAGATCTACAGCCGCAGCGATAGCAACATCAACGGCATGAAAGATCTGGTCGGTAAGAACATCGTGCCGGTGACTGCTGGCGGCGGCGTATACAAATTTGTGACCCAGTGGCAGCAGGAAAATCCGAACGACAAAGTGGCGATCAAGGCGTCGAGCGCCGGCGTGCCGTATCCGGATCGCCTGAAAGAAGTGCAAAGCGGTAAATATGATGCGCTGATCCTGCCTTCTAACCTCGGCGAGCAGACGGTGATCGACAACCAGAAGCTGGCGATCAAAGCCAGCGAGCCGGTGGCCATCAACAACACTTACGTGCTGATTCACCGCTCTGCTGAAAACCAGGCGCTGAACGATGACATCAACAAAACGCTGCAGCAGCTGAAGGCCGACGGCACGCTGGATAAGCTGGCGCAGAAGTGGTTCGGCGAAGACGTCACTAAATACATGAAGTAA
- a CDS encoding amino acid ABC transporter permease translates to MIPELLSALPLTLGIMFVAMIVGFFLALIATVFRVRRIPVISQVVDLYVSYARSVPVVLQLFVAFYGLPLVAEQFGFSDFVTANIAAMIGLSLYHGGYLSEVMRPAFLAVERGQHDAADSMGYSFRQKMLRIVGPQAVHYALPGYGNAIIYLIHNVALVMYIGAADVMATAHLIMERDYNQYQFGTYLVLAVLYSLLCGVAWLIIRFFEQRHAKYSSKTAARVKFTSV, encoded by the coding sequence ATGATTCCCGAGCTGCTCTCGGCGCTGCCGTTGACGCTCGGCATAATGTTTGTTGCGATGATCGTCGGGTTCTTCCTGGCGCTGATCGCCACCGTGTTCCGCGTGCGCCGCATCCCAGTAATTAGCCAGGTTGTGGATCTGTACGTCTCGTACGCGCGCAGCGTGCCGGTGGTGCTGCAGCTGTTTGTCGCCTTTTATGGCCTGCCGCTGGTGGCCGAGCAGTTTGGTTTCAGCGATTTTGTCACCGCCAATATCGCGGCGATGATTGGCCTGAGTCTTTACCACGGCGGTTATCTGTCGGAAGTGATGCGTCCGGCGTTTCTTGCCGTGGAGCGCGGCCAGCATGACGCCGCCGACAGCATGGGTTACAGCTTTCGCCAGAAAATGCTGCGCATTGTCGGTCCGCAGGCGGTGCACTATGCGCTGCCGGGCTACGGCAATGCGATTATCTATCTAATTCATAACGTGGCGTTGGTGATGTACATCGGTGCGGCGGATGTCATGGCGACGGCGCATCTGATTATGGAACGTGACTACAACCAATATCAGTTCGGTACCTATCTGGTGCTGGCGGTGCTCTATTCGCTGCTGTGCGGCGTGGCCTGGTTGATTATCCGTTTCTTCGAACAACGTCACGCGAAGTACAGCTCAAAAACCGCTGCGCGCGTTAAATTCACCAGCGTCTGA
- a CDS encoding amino acid ABC transporter permease has product MFDLEVLLPDFWSILDAVPVTLLMAVTVFICSTLLGGLFAFVEHRRIPVLRQLVIAYKIAFKGVPMVVVIFLAYYGLPPALHFVATLFGVEVNAHSLPNWVIIIVALSACVAAFQAEVWKGALNSFDSGQSDAALSLGYSGGQLFRRVMFPQIIVAAIPDLANAFMVIMKALSLAFAIEVVDIFAQAQLTAALNFYYLEAFLIAVVFYMVIAYVVTKIADKIEAALRVRT; this is encoded by the coding sequence ATGTTTGATCTTGAGGTTTTGCTGCCAGACTTCTGGAGCATTCTCGATGCGGTGCCGGTTACGCTGCTGATGGCGGTGACGGTGTTTATCTGCTCAACGCTGCTCGGCGGGCTGTTTGCCTTTGTCGAGCATCGCCGCATTCCGGTACTGCGCCAGTTGGTGATCGCATACAAAATTGCCTTTAAAGGCGTGCCGATGGTGGTGGTAATTTTCCTCGCCTATTACGGTTTACCACCGGCGCTGCACTTTGTTGCCACACTGTTTGGCGTGGAAGTGAATGCGCACTCGCTGCCGAACTGGGTGATTATCATTGTCGCGCTCAGCGCCTGCGTGGCGGCGTTCCAGGCGGAAGTGTGGAAGGGCGCGCTGAATTCGTTTGATAGCGGCCAATCGGATGCGGCGCTATCGCTGGGCTATAGCGGCGGCCAGCTGTTCCGCCGCGTGATGTTTCCGCAAATTATTGTGGCGGCGATCCCCGATCTGGCGAATGCCTTTATGGTGATCATGAAAGCGCTGTCGCTGGCGTTTGCTATCGAAGTGGTGGATATCTTCGCTCAGGCGCAGTTGACTGCGGCGCTGAATTTCTACTACCTCGAAGCTTTCCTGATTGCGGTGGTGTTCTACATGGTGATTGCTTATGTGGTTACCAAGATTGCCGACAAGATTGAGGCTGCGCTGCGGGTGCGGACGTAA
- a CDS encoding winged helix-turn-helix transcriptional regulator — protein MKNQPLYNMPCPIARSLGRIGDGWSMLIMRDALAGFTRFDEFQKSSGVAPNILSRRLKELVEDGLLQKVCYSTSPARYEYHLTPAGRDFRSVILALAEWGSTHFSPEGRQIQLIETATQRPVKMQLVDSENGEPLTLDKYQMVPGPAAVPMMHYRHDYLQKKRAGDNAQKFAPPSLTEPQS, from the coding sequence ATGAAAAACCAACCCCTCTACAATATGCCGTGCCCCATCGCGCGCAGCCTGGGCCGTATTGGCGATGGCTGGAGCATGCTGATCATGCGTGATGCGCTGGCTGGCTTCACGCGTTTCGATGAGTTCCAGAAAAGCAGCGGCGTGGCACCCAACATTTTGTCGCGTCGGCTGAAAGAGCTGGTTGAAGATGGCCTGCTGCAGAAGGTGTGTTACAGCACCAGCCCCGCGCGCTATGAATATCACCTCACGCCTGCCGGACGTGATTTCCGCAGCGTGATTCTGGCGCTGGCAGAGTGGGGCAGCACCCACTTCTCGCCGGAAGGACGCCAGATACAGCTGATAGAAACCGCCACGCAGCGTCCGGTGAAGATGCAGCTGGTCGATAGCGAGAATGGTGAGCCGCTTACCCTGGACAAATATCAGATGGTACCCGGCCCGGCGGCGGTGCCGATGATGCACTATCGCCATGACTATCTGCAGAAAAAACGCGCCGGTGATAACGCCCAGAAATTTGCGCCGCCTTCGCTGACAGAGCCGCAATCATGA